The following coding sequences are from one Arthrobacter sp. 24S4-2 window:
- a CDS encoding N(5)-(carboxyethyl)ornithine synthase, which translates to MTGSVNHLTLGVLASTRKPDERRLPLHPLHLDRIAPELRRQIILEQGYGEQFGVSDSHLASLVGRIATRDQVIADADVVLLPKPQPEDLAELRDGQVLWGWPHCVQDRAITQLAIDKKLTLIAFEAMNHWAGDGGFGLHVFHKNNELAGYCSVLHALSLTGSTGDYGRRLTAVVIGFGATARGAVTALNAHGIHDVQVLTNRGVAAVGSPIHSVRIAQFDHDSEAPFLSQVITERGRVPLAPFLAASDIVVNCTLQDPNAPLTYLREEDLDAFRPGSLIVDVSCDEGMGFSWAKNTTFAEPMLTVGNHIDYYAVDHSPSYLWNSSSWEISEALLPFLETVISGPEAWAGNETIARAIEIRDGQILNKDVLQFQQRQAGYPHAPLDV; encoded by the coding sequence GTGACCGGTTCCGTGAACCACCTCACCCTCGGAGTCCTTGCCAGCACGCGAAAGCCTGACGAACGGCGACTCCCGCTCCACCCCCTTCATCTGGACCGCATAGCACCGGAGCTCAGGCGGCAGATCATCCTTGAACAGGGTTACGGTGAACAGTTCGGCGTCTCGGACAGCCACCTGGCCTCCCTCGTGGGACGGATTGCCACCCGCGACCAGGTCATTGCCGACGCCGACGTCGTCCTGTTGCCCAAACCGCAGCCCGAAGACCTTGCCGAACTCCGCGACGGGCAGGTCCTGTGGGGCTGGCCGCACTGTGTCCAGGACCGCGCCATCACGCAGCTGGCCATCGACAAAAAGCTCACGCTTATCGCCTTCGAGGCCATGAACCACTGGGCCGGCGACGGCGGCTTCGGCCTGCATGTCTTCCACAAGAACAATGAGCTGGCCGGCTACTGCTCAGTTCTGCACGCCCTGTCACTGACCGGGTCCACAGGCGACTACGGCCGGCGGCTCACCGCCGTCGTCATCGGTTTCGGCGCCACCGCCCGCGGTGCCGTCACGGCGCTGAACGCCCACGGCATCCACGATGTCCAGGTGCTCACCAACCGGGGCGTGGCCGCTGTCGGCTCGCCGATCCACTCAGTGCGGATCGCCCAGTTCGACCACGACAGCGAGGCACCGTTCCTGAGCCAGGTCATCACCGAGCGCGGCAGGGTGCCGCTGGCACCCTTCCTCGCCGCGAGCGACATTGTGGTCAACTGCACCCTGCAGGACCCCAACGCCCCTCTGACCTACCTCCGGGAAGAGGACCTGGATGCCTTCAGGCCCGGCAGCCTGATCGTGGACGTGTCCTGCGACGAAGGCATGGGCTTCAGCTGGGCGAAAAACACCACTTTCGCCGAACCCATGCTGACCGTGGGCAACCACATTGACTATTACGCCGTGGACCACAGCCCGTCCTACCTCTGGAACTCCTCCAGTTGGGAGATCAGCGAGGCGCTGCTGCCCTTCCTGGAAACCGTCATTTCCGGCCCCGAGGCCTGGGCCGGAAACGAGACGATCGCCCGCGCCATCGAAATCCGCGACGGGCAGATCCTCAACAAGGACGTACTGCAGTTTCAGCAGCGGCAGGCTGGGTACCCGCACGCCCCTCTGGACGTGTAG